Proteins co-encoded in one Artemia franciscana chromosome 10, ASM3288406v1, whole genome shotgun sequence genomic window:
- the LOC136032506 gene encoding basic helix-loop-helix transcription factor amos-like, whose translation MFHFQKNNVQLLNLYPPTSPFARLEAYNSDGYQTPSPTNYESQMSDSGTLSDHCDSPTSSPVILSKSQIKSEFSFSPVDLSCDSKKFRRSISERAATFQTTFEKASSVDFRDVISSSSSSESPISRTEMLAARAAQKRPAKEVAPTVMKKRRLAANARERRRMNSLNDAFDRLRGVVPGIGDDRQLSKYETLQMAQSYITALLDLLQ comes from the coding sequence ATGTTTCACTTCCAGAAGAACAATGTTCAGTTATTGAATTTATATCCGCCGACTTCTCCTTTTGCCCGACTTGAAGCTTACAATTCTGACGGTTATCAAACTCCAAGCCCTACGAATTACGAATCTCAAATGTCGGATTCGGGAACACTAAGTGATCACTGTGATAGTCCAACGTCATCACCTGTAATTCTGTCGAAAAGCCAAATCAAAAGTGAGTTCTCTTTTAGCCCTGTTGACTTATCATgtgattctaaaaaatttcgCCGCTCTATTTCAGAGCGAGCAGCTACATTTCAgacaacttttgaaaaagcttcatCTGTTGATTTTAGAGATGTTATTTCTTCCAGTTCGAGTAGCGAAAGTCCTATTTCAAGGACTGAAATGTTGGCTGCCCGAGCTGCTCAAAAGCGTCCTGCAAAAGAAGTTGCACCAACAGTTATGAAAAAAAGGAGACTTGCTGCGAATGCACGTGAACGAAGGAGAATGAACAGTTTAAATGATGCATTTGACCGACTTCGAGGTGTTGTTCCAGGCATAGGGGATGACCGACAGCTTTCAAAATATGAAACTCTTCAGATGGCTCAAAGTTATATCACTGCTTTACTTGATCTTTTACAATGA